The following are from one region of the Deltaproteobacteria bacterium genome:
- a CDS encoding aminopeptidase, protein MSEADRCEMERAVRSLIEINLGVREDETLLLLGDRGDDVMDPRLPLDVAECLERIHPASRTVIYPSTGRSGIEPPESVWEAAFGLETVRRFREGGLFKKLLEKNVSEQDIRDAGELVSPSDAVDTVVALAFHSTSHTSFRKMLTLWGKARYASMPHFLRDMFFGSMNVDWRALASSTQTLARALEGVDAFEIRAGNGTDLRLEVSGRPFKADDGDLTKPGSFGNLPAGEVFMAPLEGTTEGTLVIEWGPSSKLAAPLKVNIEEGRAVSVSGGNPDDVKWLEGLFSAHPENNNIAELGIGTNPGATRPDSILESEKILGTVHLAFGDNHTFGGNVVAPFHLDFVVYNATLEGRWELGGGRRVLLTEGKPGW, encoded by the coding sequence ATGTCTGAGGCCGATCGTTGTGAAATGGAGAGGGCGGTTCGTTCACTCATCGAGATCAACCTGGGCGTAAGAGAGGATGAAACGCTCCTGTTGCTCGGGGACCGAGGTGATGATGTCATGGACCCGCGGCTCCCGCTGGATGTGGCCGAATGCCTTGAACGGATTCATCCCGCGTCCAGAACCGTCATCTATCCATCCACCGGAAGAAGCGGCATTGAACCCCCTGAATCTGTCTGGGAGGCGGCCTTCGGTCTGGAAACGGTGCGGCGTTTCCGGGAAGGAGGCCTTTTTAAAAAGCTCCTTGAAAAGAATGTCTCCGAGCAGGATATCAGGGACGCCGGGGAACTGGTCTCTCCCTCGGATGCGGTGGATACCGTAGTTGCCCTGGCCTTCCATTCCACCAGCCATACATCCTTTCGCAAGATGCTCACCCTGTGGGGGAAGGCTCGCTATGCCAGTATGCCCCACTTTCTCAGGGATATGTTCTTCGGGTCCATGAACGTGGACTGGAGAGCCCTGGCGAGTTCCACTCAGACCCTCGCCAGGGCTCTCGAAGGGGTCGATGCCTTCGAGATTCGCGCCGGCAATGGCACCGACCTGAGACTTGAGGTGTCGGGAAGACCCTTCAAGGCGGACGATGGTGATCTGACAAAACCCGGTTCATTCGGCAACCTCCCTGCCGGCGAGGTTTTCATGGCCCCTCTGGAGGGGACCACGGAGGGAACCCTGGTCATTGAATGGGGGCCATCATCAAAGCTGGCTGCTCCATTGAAGGTAAATATCGAGGAGGGCCGGGCGGTCTCAGTCTCCGGTGGGAATCCGGACGATGTAAAATGGCTGGAAGGCCTGTTTTCCGCTCATCCTGAGAACAACAACATCGCTGAGCTGGGCATCGGCACCAATCCCGGTGCAACACGCCCGGACAGTATCCTTGAATCCGAGAAGATACTCGGGACGGTTCACCTCGCCTTCGGTGACAACCACACCTTCGGAGGTAATGTTGTGGCCCCATTTCACCTTGATTTTGTGGTCTATAATGCCACTCTGGAAGGCCGGTGGGAGCTGGGAGGGGGAAGGAGAGTCCTGCTCACCGAAGGAAAGCCGGGTTGGTAG
- a CDS encoding succinate dehydrogenase cytochrome b subunit, with protein sequence MSMLTSSVGRKMFMAVSGLFMLLFVVAHLLGNSTIFIGAGWLNAYAEHLQSLPILVWPERVIMFVLLCLHVYFGITLTLENWGAKGGKYAVTRRLKATFAGRNMIWTGLVLLAFIVYHLLQFTFRVTPDVVQTIDVQGRYDVFTMVVSSLRIASIAAVYIVAVAALFLHLYHGAESILQTLGLNDDRTRPKINAVGIAISVLFLVGYGAIPVLILAGILAR encoded by the coding sequence ATGTCAATGCTCACGAGTTCCGTAGGTAGAAAGATGTTCATGGCGGTGAGCGGCCTGTTCATGCTCCTGTTTGTTGTGGCGCACCTGCTGGGAAACTCCACCATTTTTATCGGTGCCGGCTGGCTGAACGCATATGCGGAGCATCTTCAAAGCCTGCCTATCCTGGTATGGCCGGAACGGGTCATCATGTTCGTCCTGCTCTGTTTGCACGTCTACTTCGGCATTACCCTGACGCTGGAGAACTGGGGCGCCAAGGGGGGCAAGTACGCGGTAACCAGGAGGCTCAAGGCCACCTTCGCCGGTAGGAACATGATCTGGACAGGGCTTGTGCTCCTGGCCTTCATCGTCTACCACCTGCTCCAATTCACCTTCCGTGTTACCCCGGATGTTGTCCAGACAATCGATGTCCAGGGACGCTATGACGTCTTTACCATGGTGGTCAGCAGCCTCCGGATAGCGTCCATTGCCGCTGTCTACATCGTCGCCGTTGCCGCCCTGTTTCTCCATCTGTATCACGGCGCCGAAAGCATTTTACAGACCCTGGGGCTAAATGACGATCGGACGAGGCCGAAGATTAACGCGGTCGGCATAGCGATTTCCGTGCTCTTCCTTGTTGGGTACGGCGCAATACCGGTCCTCATCCTAGCCGGCATTCTGGCCAGATAG